GTCATCTTTAAAATGATCTTTTAAGCGATAAGATTTTCCATTAATAGGTACAACATGAGCATGGTGCAATATTCTATCCAAGATAGCATTTGCAATAACAGGATCATAGAAAATATCATCCCATGCATTGAAATTTATATTAGTCGTTAAAATTGTACTTTTTTTCTCATATCGCATATCAATGAGTTGGAAAAATAATTTAGAGTCTTCTTTATCTATCGGTAGATAGCCTAGTTCATCGATTATTAGGAGCTTATACTTACTAAAATGTTTAAGTCTAGAATCTAATCGATTCTCTAAATTTGCACGTTTTAATTGCTGCAATAAATCATGACATTTAATAAAGTATGTACTATATCTACGTTTTGCTGCC
This window of the Clostridium cochlearium genome carries:
- the istB gene encoding IS21-like element ISCbo2 family helper ATPase IstB; translated protein: MINHLDEVIDFSTKNNLSFVDALIKLTAYEIDFKEANMIKSMVKVGAFPHKKEVKDFDFSFQPSINKEQILDFLTLRFLDTQENIVFLGPSGVGKTHLATSIGIAAAKRRYSTYFIKCHDLLQQLKRANLENRLDSRLKHFSKYKLLIIDELGYLPIDKEDSKLFFQLIDMRYEKKSTILTTNINFNAWDDIFYDPVIANAILDRILHHAHVVPINGKSYRLKDHFKDDDE